One window of the Leishmania mexicana MHOM/GT/2001/U1103 complete genome, chromosome 11 genome contains the following:
- a CDS encoding putative protein kinase, with protein MAKEVLNNVQPCLPSGMPCMMQIVSTAAAIVECGIDPPSQQQNGKAQDEPKVLGAGQSSSLTPVPLKAKEALKLSLFAFHLLKKCCHMKDPESNEEAASNFDWLVKYLLDSVSIFPEAARSFFPWNGISFSRAFASNIESALALPQDQQGLTKWLWEDEGRNLRIQQGSEGRYRNEFIQQRLLGAGGFAPVYVCRKKIDGRLYAIKKIAMTEAQSEKVLREVQTLAALNHKNIVRYYDAWVEDGCDEDLREFVDTDAEDEEDEMKDGGKVLSPQLRAAVRASLSSDTDGTSSFYSSSEEKSSSADTSEDDDESGEFCSDSGDARSDVKMHESKERRPSMNFQTLYIQMELCSARSLRHLIDESDSSDSGGIFSSANGEKVAVSILRQLLSVTAHTHRERIVHRDLKPENVLFEMESNHNSEAGTIRVADFGLARVMSGVKRIRSVLDVDEVSTPTNLVSANYPTGNCGSVLYCAPEQEKGLEYDFKVDEFSIGMIAFEMWLAIAGKGFRERFTIMGEVWRTGKLPQWFARWNPTMADIIEKLLEPDPRRRTTCEAVLRTTELPGDPADLTSALDTVDRYGERIAGRIIQKIQRIGSEFRKPSRAFRDDAQFVGSSQCTDVVQAVQVIGMLHGAVPVALFDPTVAMNPKLAEMNVDCVVDSSGRSFAYSALPYFATASFLGMQENGSIGSFYQFYHRARSYVIFTTPLPHHGVFNECVLEPLLSLCHLLAFTETTESMEMIVSHVHWLKTVFPTEIGTRSPPPELCHLRSEIHTADQVGHAISSITESLCAAGLLLCDERDEYIKKFTMAVVDIINTFAKHMNTHLTLVMDPALQPSDLLVARKALETGIIFECRSTRGAVPLAFGCFLDNFTSNCTVVSPDISAFSVVVDVQHLLSVGKHVHMTWRENLLLDGVAAKRHDLYSLTQLPHVVEAAIQLWKGNIRACIRADTDARALARALKAKQIRWLLVDGKRIVAVPTNQQSKVSGHGGDIALDDLRQTVRSLSVKEKSTSSAIIDVQFLSGKVETRTADKIVELFSTMMTPPPSTVVVVNTDVKRIHECLEQFNESAPDSPLETLAEPTLARWMKANAATSSVVPVYSLTEGKIVFFVNYKRFKVSGKKNKPHKKNKQDSKTGHSSFAASE; from the coding sequence AGGCGCAGGATGAGCCAAAAGTGCTTGGTGCAGGCCAGTCGTCATCACTGACGCCAGTTCCGCTGAAGGCGAAGGAAGCGTTGAAGCTCAGCCTGTTTGCGTTTCACCTTCTAAAGAAGTGCTGTCACATGAAGGACCCGGAGTCGAACGAGGAGGCCGCCAGCAACTTCGACTGGCTTGTCAAGTATCTGCTGGACAGCGTCAGCATTTTCCCGGAAGCGGCGCGCAGCTTTTTTCCATGGAATGGGATTTCGTTTTCGCGTGCCTTCGCTTCAAACATTGAGAGCGCACTGGCCCTCCCCCAAGATCAGCAGGGCCTGACAAAATGGCTTTGGGAGGATGAAGGACGCAACCTTCGCATCCAGCAGGGCTCGGAGGGTCGCTACCGGAACGAGTTCATTCAGCAACGTCTTCTCGGGGCCGGTGGTTTTGCTCCTGTATACGTCTGTCGGAAGAAGATCGATGGCCGCCTGTACGCGATTAAGAAGATTGCAATGACAGAGGCGCAGTCTGAGAAGGTTCTGCGAGAGGTGCAGACCCTCGCTGCACTTAATCACAAGAACATTGTTCGCTACTACGATGCGTGGGTCGAGGACGGGTGCGATGAGGACTTGCGTGAATTCGTTGACACCGATGcggaggatgaggaagaTGAGATGAAGGACGGCGGCAAAGTGCTATCACCCCAGTTGCGCGCGGCTGTCCGTGCTTCGCTGTCCTCGGATACTGACGGCACCTCTTCCTTCTACTCGTCATCAGAGgaaaagagcagcagcgcggatacgagcgaggacgacgacgaatCCGGTGAATTCTGCAGCGATAGTGGTGACGCCCGAAGTGATGTTAAAATGCACGAATCGAAGGAGAGGCGGCCGTCCATGAATTTCCAGACGCTTTACATTCAAATGGAGCTGTGCTCTGCCCGATCACTTCGCCATTTGATTGATGAAAGCGACTCCAGCGACTCGGGTGGCATCTTTTCTTCTGCCAACGGAGAAAAGGTCGCCGTGTCCAttctccgccagctcctctCCGTCACAGCTCACACGCATCGCGAGCGCATTGTTCATCGGGATCTGAAGCCTGAAAATGTGCTGTTTGAAATGGAGTCGAACCACAACAGTGAAGCTGGGACCATCCGCGTCGCAGACTTTGGCCTGGCGCGCGTGATGAGCGGCGTAAAGCGTATCAGAAGCGTTCTAGACGTGGATGAGGTGAGCACGCCGACAAATTTGGTCTCCGCAAACTATCCCACAGGCAACTGCGGCTCGGTGCTGTACTGCGCGCCAGAGCAGGAGAAGGGTCTCGAGTACGATTTCAAGGTTGACGAGTTTAGCATCGGAATGATCGCGTTTGAAATGTGGCTTGCCATCGCCGGAAAAGGCTTCCGCGAGCGTTTTACTATTATGGGCGAAGTCTGGCGCACTGGCAAGCTTCCGCAGTGGTTTGCCCGGTGGAACCCGACGATGGCCGATATTATCGAGAAGCTGTTGGAGCCTGACCCGCGTCGACGCACCACCTGCGAggctgtgctgcgcacgACAGAGCTTCCAGGTGATCCGGCTGATCTCACAAGTGCGCTGGACACAGTGGACAGGTATGGCGAGAGAATAGCTGGACGCATCATCCAGAAAATCCAGCGAATCGGATCCGAGTTCCGCAAGCCGTCGAGGGCATTCCGCGACGACGCTCAATTTGTGGGATCGTCGCAGTGCACGGATGTGGTGCAAGCGGTTCAGGTAATCGGCatgctgcacggcgccgtcccGGTGGCGCTCTTTGACCCGACTGTTGCAATGAACCCTAAGCTGGCTGAGATGAATGTGGACTGTGTGGtggacagcagcggccgcagcttTGCCTACTCTGCCCTTCCATACTTTGCGACAGCGTCGTTTCTCGGCATGCAGGAGAATGGCTCCATCGGCTCCTTTTATCAGTTTTACCATCGCGCTCGATCCTACGTCATATTcacgacgccgctgccccacCATGGTGTATTCAACGAGTGTGTGCTGGAGCCGTTGTTGTCGCTATGTCATCTGCTCGCTTTTACAGAGACGACGGAGTCGATGGAGATGATTGTGTCGCACGTCCACTGGCTAAAGACAGTGTTTCCCACCGAGATCGGAACGCGGTCGCCGCCACCCGAGCTGTGTCATCTGCGCAGCGAAATCCACACAGCAGACCAGGTCGGGCATGCTATTTCAAGTATCACGGAGAGTCTGTGTGCTGCCggactgctgctgtgtgacGAGCGTGACGAGTACATCAAAAAGTTCACAATGGCAGTTGTCGACATCATAAACACGTTTGCGAAGCACATGAATACGCACCTCACTCTAGTTATGGACCCGGCACTGCAGCCCAGCGACTTGCTGGTTGCGCGGAAAGCCCTGGAGACGGGCATCATTTTCGAGTGTCGCTCTACGCGCggggcggtgccgctggccTTTGGCTGTTTCCTGGACAACTTCACGAGCAACTGCACCGTCGTGAGCCCTGACATTTCTGCGTTCTCCGTAGTGGTGGAtgtgcagcacctcctcagCGTTGGCAAGCACGTACATATGACTTGGCGTGAGAATCTTCTGCTGGACGGTGTCGCCGCAAAACGACACGATTTATACTCGCTCACGCAACTCCCTCACgtcgtggaggcggcgattCAGCTGTGGAAGGGAAACATCCGGGCGTGCATCCGCGCCGACACGGATGCTCGCGCGCTGGCGCGGGCCCTGAAGGCGAAGCAGATCAGGTGGTTACTCGTGGATGGGAAGCGGATCGTAGCGGTGCCAACGAATCAGCAAAGTAAAGTAAGCGGACACGGTGGCGACATCGCGCTCGACGACCTGCGGCAAACTGTCCGCAGCCTTTCCGTAAAGGAGAAGTCGACAAGCAGTGCGATCATCGATGTTCAGTTCCTTTCTGGAAAGGTTGAGACCCGCACAGCTGATAAGATTGTAGAGCTGTTCTCCACAATGATGACACCACCTCCATCcacagtggtggtggtgaatACTGACGTGAAGCGCATTCACGAGTGTCTGGAACAGTTCAACGAGTCGGCGCCGGACTCGCCACTCGAGACCCTTGCAGAGCCCACGCTGGCCAGGTGGATGAAGGCTAACGCTGCGACGTCGAGTGTGGTGCCCGTCTACTCCCTGACCGAGGGAAAGATAGTCTTTTTCGTCAACTACAAACGATTCAAGGTCTCTGGCAAGAAGAATAAACCCCACAAGAAAAATAAACAGGACAGTAAAACGGGTCATTCCAGCTTCGCTGCCTCTGAATAA
- a CDS encoding putative seryl-tRNA synthetase: MGLDIQLFRDPEMADIVRESERRRYAKPEIVDDIIEIDKRWRRTQFLTEASKKMINTCSKAVGAKKKAKEADGDVSEVPADVMSAAQEGTLDTEKLESLCVLQLKELSKALATQVESLAKLAAEQEAERDRMVISVGNILHESVPLSNDEETGNVVVRTFGDVTRRMKMTHVDCMERLGLMDTSKTVTAMAGGRAFVLRGGLVQLQFALISYALNFLIARGYEPFYPPFFLNKESMGAVAQLSDFDESLYKVSGDGDEKYLIATSEAPIAAYHTNKWFTEMKEPIKYAGVSSCFRKEAGAHGRDTLGIFRVHQFDKLEQFVVCSPREDQSWKMLEEMIQTSQDFNESLGLPYRVINICSGALNNAAAKKYDLEAWFPGSGAFRELVSCSNCTDYQARGVNCRFGPNTKGSTANNTKEYCHMLNGTLCAVTRTMCCICENYQTEEGIVIPEVLRPFMMGTEVLKFPAEAPAADKE; encoded by the coding sequence ATGGGGCTCGACATTCAGCTGTTCCGCGATCCCGAGATGGCGGATATAGTGCGCGAGTCagagcgccgccgctacgCCAAGCCGGAGATCGTCGATGATATCATAGAGATTGACAAGCGCTGGCGTCGCACGCAGTTTCTAACGGAAGCCAGCAAGAAAATGATCAACACTTGCAGCAAAGCCGTCGGTGCCAAGAAGAAGGCAAAGGAGGCGGACGGCGATGTCTCTGAGGTGCCGGCGGATGTCATGAGCGCCGCCCAGGAAGGCACATTAGACACGGAGAAGCTGGAGTCGTTGTGCGTTCTCCAGCTAAAGGAGCTGTCCAAGGCACTGGCGACGCAGGTGGAGAGTCTCGCAAAGCTGGCTGCGGAGCAGGAAGCGGAGCGGGATCGTATGGTGATCAGCGTTGGCAACATCCTGCACGAGTCTGTCCCGCTCTCGAACGACGAGGAAACCGGCAACGTGGTCGTGCGCACCTTTGGTGACGTGACGCGCCGCATGAAGATGACGCATGTAGACTGTATGGAGCGTCTGGGTCTTATGGACACGTCCAAGACGGTGACCGCAATGGCGGGTGGTCGCGCATTTGTTCTGCGGGGTGGCCTTGTGCAGCTACAGTTCGCCCTCATCTCGTACGCGCTCAACTTCCTCATCGCCCGCGGCTACGAGCCCTTCTACCCGCCGTTCTTCCTCAACAAGGAGAGTATGGGTGCAGTGGCGCAGCTTTCTGACTTTGATGAGTCGCTCTACAAGGTTTCCGGTGACGGGGACGAGAAGTACCTGATTGCGACGAGCGAGGCACCCATTGCCGCCTACCACACCAACAAGTGGTTCACCGAAATGAAGGAACCGATCAAGTACGCGGGCGTCTCGTCGTGCTTCCGAAAGGAGGCCGGCGCGCACGGCCGCGACACGCTCGGCATCTTCCGCGTCCACCAGTTCGACAAACTTGAGCAGTTTGTTGTGTGCTCTCCTCGCGAAGATCAGTCGTGGAAGATGCTGGAAGAGATGATCCAGACCTCCCAGGACTTCAACGAGAGCCTCGGGCTGCCGTACCGCGTCATCAACATCTGCTCTGGTGCCCTCAACAATGCTGCTGCCAAGAAGTACGATCTGGAGGCATGGTTCCCTGGCTCTGGCGCATTCCGCGAACTTGTTTCGTGCTCGAACTGCACGGACTACCAGGCCCGCGGTGTTAACTGCCGCTTCGGCCCGAACACGAAGGGCAGCACAGCGAACAACACGAAGGAATACTGCCACATGCTGAACGGTACTCTCTGCGCTGTCACACGCACAATGTGCTGCATCTGCGAAAACTACCAGACCGAGGAAGGCATCGTGATCCCCGAGGTACTGCGACCCTTCATGATGGGGACGGAGGTGCTCAAATTCCCGGCAGAGGCCCCTGCGGCCGATAAGGAGTAA